The proteins below come from a single Pieris brassicae chromosome 1, ilPieBrab1.1, whole genome shotgun sequence genomic window:
- the LOC123708074 gene encoding NADH dehydrogenase [ubiquinone] 1 beta subcomplex subunit 5, mitochondrial produces MVSWSALGRSLGVNLIKTNSKIPLVGQNVKFSVGKSLFGDHGHKTMAMQPSRWQWHKFKDMLHLYFMVGLIPVGAIIFYSNVFIGPAQLTPIPSDYTPKHWEYHRHPITRFIARYIHNSPQQEYEKFLHFIDEEAQKMKLRQLEKDVVSKMAERHDYQAYYYRPMINKYLRVNKQTGDEMLNRLGDDYEE; encoded by the exons ATGGTCTCTTGGAGCGCATTAGGCCGATCTCTTGgcgttaatttaataaaaaccaacTCAAAAATCCCTTTAGTTGGTCAAAATGTGAAGTTCTCAGTGGGAAAAAGCCTTTTTGGTGATCATGGACACAAAACTATGGCCATGCAGCCATCCAG gtGGCAATGGCACAAATTCAAGGACATGTTACACCTTTATTTTATGGTTGGGCTTATTCCGGTTGGGGCAATTATCTTTTATAGCAATGTATTTATTGGTCCTGCTCAGCTGACACCAATACCTAGTGATTACACACCTAAACATTGGGAATATCACCGACACCCTATTACTAGATTTATAGCACGTTACATACACAATAGCCCTCAGCAA GAATATGAAAAATTCTTGCACTTTATTGATGAAGAAGCTCAGAAAATGAAACTGAGACAACTGGAAAAGGATGTGGTTAGTAAAATGGCAGAGAGACATGACTACCAAGCATATTATTACAGAccaatgataaataaatatcttcgtGTTAACAAACAAACCGGTGATGAAATGTTGAATCGCTTGGGAGATGATTACGaagaataa
- the LOC123708054 gene encoding ensconsin isoform X2: MQTSPCGHRVVCRRCFVKTIQMAVSQRLLPLRCVICRAKILRLRQAPRLVTSKSWQITSNNSKPWGVPGSVSSYSVGARSVPASASLYSVTSGESSISGVSSASSNSGGTGTCSAKLCGGSKCGGACLGAIPRVPSAPPKPRQPGSNSLRRSQHHSMKARLQEYQVHSYTGGPAPEASGRLPPIREFQREFREGRRESANSASASTRIRCAQKIVTQLETSPQQEKPNFFRTSNPSNKEDPPKSRDHSKETERIKDNPKAKPKKEEKKKKESEENAKTEKVKNESHDNKKNETAERKKEEKLRMKAEKEAKKEAKLQAKEEERQAKLFAKEEERQAKLLAKEEKKKAKKEAKLAAQVEKEKSK; this comes from the exons ATGCAAACATCACCGTGCGGTCACCGTGTGGTGTGTCGGCGGTGTTTTGTCAAGACCATCCAGATGGCAGTAAGCCAACGCCTGCTTCCGTTACGCTGTGTCATCTGCAGGGCAAAGATACTGCGGCTGCGGCAAGCGCCCAGGCTGGTCACTAGCAAAAGTTGGCAG ATCACAAGCAATAACAGTAAGCCGTGGGGCGTACCTGGATCTGTTTCATCGTATTCTGTGGGGGCCCGCTCAGTGCCGGCATCAGCTTCCCTGTACTCTGTTACTAGCGGGGAGTCCTCAATTTCGG GTGTGTCTTCTGCATCATCAAATAGCGGGGGTACTGGCACGTGTTCAGCGAAGTTATGTGGAGGGTCCAAATGTGGGGGAGCCTGCCTTGGCGCGATACCCCGGGTCCCTTCAGCGCCACCCAAACCTCGCCAGCCTGGCTCCAACTCCCTACGACGCTCACAGCATCATAGCATgaag GCTCGATTACAAGAATATCAAGTACACAGCTACACAGGAGGGCCTGCGCCTGAGGCCTCCGGTAGACTTCCCCCTATTCGGGAATTTCAAAGAGAATTCCGTGAGGGGCGGCGAGAGAGCGCTAATTCTGCTTCTGCATCAACTAGGATAAG ATGTGCTCAGAAAATAGTAACACAACTAGAAACTTCACCACAACAAGAAAAGCCAAACTTCTTCCGTACTTCAAATCCATCGAATAAAGAAGACCCACCAAAATCAAGAGATCACAGTAAAGAGACTGAACGAATAAAAGATAACCCCAAAGCAAAACccaaaaaagaagaaaagaagaagaaagaatCTGAGGAAAATGCCAAAAccgaaaaagttaaaaatgaaaGCCATGATAACAAAAAGAACGAAACAGctgaaagaaagaaagagGAAAAGTTGCGTATGAAAGCTGAAAAAGAAGCGAAAAAGGAAGCTAAGCTACAAGCTAAAGAAGAAGAGAGACAGGCGAAATTATTTGCCAAAGAAGAAGAAAGACAAGCCAAGCTTTTGgcgaaagaagaaaaaaagaaaGCCAAAAAAGAAGCTAAACTTGCAGCACAGGTTGAAAAAgagaaaagtaaataa
- the LOC123708062 gene encoding endothelial lipase isoform X1, which translates to MLVGPTCQLMSIFIGAVQVSFMPAPVGQCQDCCPRNDRIDIIYKLFTRPFLGTFEIIRNNDLRSLTRTRFNTSHPTIIYLFGFSEASTGISTLTLKNAYLSTGEYNFVSVDWSRLVAFPWYVSAVQNTRYMGKRLADFIQFLNSAGVPAGSLHVIGFSLGAEAAGFTGKELKRRGLLLGRITGLDPAYPGYSLYDSGGHLSNGDAAFVDVIHTNPGVFGFPQPIGDVDFYPNHGEWIQPGCWIDQLLRNRQTNFVYGCSHNRAWRLYAESVQNPTGFPSTACRDWRSTSSPCVFSVDGYMGLGAQPSSNGKLYLATNDRPPFARNGQ; encoded by the exons atgcttgTTGGACCTACTTGTCAGTTGATGTCGATATTTATCG GCGCAGTGCAGGTAAGTTTCATGCCAGCGCCCGTGGGGCAGTGTCAAGACTGTTGTCCGAGAAATGACCGCATTGACATCATATATAAGCTTTTTACAAG ACCATTTCTGGGTACATTCGAAATCATCAGAAATAATGATTTGAGGTCATTGACTCGAACCAGGTTTAATACCTCTCATCCAActataatttatctatttgGTTTTTCCGAAGCCTCTACGGGCATCAGCACGTTAACTTTGAAGAATG CTTATTTGAGTACAGGAGAATACAACTTTGTAAGCGTTGACTGGTCGAGGCTTGTTGCATTTCCTTG GTACGTATCAGCCGTGCAAAATACTCGTTACATGGGTAAACGACTGGCTGATTTTATACAATTCCTGAATTCAGCGGGTGTGCCCGCAGGCTCTTTGCATGTTATTGGATTTTCGTTGGGTGCTGAAGCGGCTGGCTTCACAGGCAAGGAACTTAAGAGAAGAGGTTTACTTTTAGGAAGGATAACAG GTCTAGATCCAGCATATCCGGGATACAGTTTATACGACAGTGGAGGTCACCTTAGTAATGGTGACGCTGCATTTGTAGACGTCATACATACAAACCCTGGCGTATTTGGCTTCCCGCAGCCAATTGGTGACGTAGACTTTTACCCTAATCACGGGGAATGGATTCAACCTGGATGCTGGATTGATCAGCTGCTTAGGAATCGACAAAcgaattttgtat aTGGTTGTAGTCACAATCGAGCATGGAGACTGTATGCCGAATCAGTACAAAACCCGACTGGATTTCCAAGTACGGCGTGTCGAGATTGGAGGAGCACCTCATCACCTTGTGTCTTCAGTGTTGACGGATACATGGGATTAGGCGCACAACCATC tTCCAATGGGAAACTATACTTGGCAACGAATGATCGACCTCCTTTTGCGAGAAATGGCCAATAG
- the LOC123708062 gene encoding lipase member I isoform X2: MLVGPTCQLMSIFIGAVQVSFMPAPVGQCQDCCPRNDRIDIIYKLFTRPFLGTFEIIRNNDLRSLTRTRFNTSHPTIIYLFGFSEASTGISTLTLKNAYLSTGEYNFVSVDWSRLVAFPWYVSAVQNTRYMGKRLADFIQFLNSAGVPAGSLHVIGFSLGAEAAGFTGKELKRRGLLLGRITGLDPAYPGYSLYDSGGHLSNGDAAFVDVIHTNPGVFGFPQPIGDVDFYPNHGEWIQPGCWIDQLLRNRQTNFMVVVTIEHGDCMPNQYKTRLDFQVRRVEIGGAPHHLVSSVLTDTWD; the protein is encoded by the exons atgcttgTTGGACCTACTTGTCAGTTGATGTCGATATTTATCG GCGCAGTGCAGGTAAGTTTCATGCCAGCGCCCGTGGGGCAGTGTCAAGACTGTTGTCCGAGAAATGACCGCATTGACATCATATATAAGCTTTTTACAAG ACCATTTCTGGGTACATTCGAAATCATCAGAAATAATGATTTGAGGTCATTGACTCGAACCAGGTTTAATACCTCTCATCCAActataatttatctatttgGTTTTTCCGAAGCCTCTACGGGCATCAGCACGTTAACTTTGAAGAATG CTTATTTGAGTACAGGAGAATACAACTTTGTAAGCGTTGACTGGTCGAGGCTTGTTGCATTTCCTTG GTACGTATCAGCCGTGCAAAATACTCGTTACATGGGTAAACGACTGGCTGATTTTATACAATTCCTGAATTCAGCGGGTGTGCCCGCAGGCTCTTTGCATGTTATTGGATTTTCGTTGGGTGCTGAAGCGGCTGGCTTCACAGGCAAGGAACTTAAGAGAAGAGGTTTACTTTTAGGAAGGATAACAG GTCTAGATCCAGCATATCCGGGATACAGTTTATACGACAGTGGAGGTCACCTTAGTAATGGTGACGCTGCATTTGTAGACGTCATACATACAAACCCTGGCGTATTTGGCTTCCCGCAGCCAATTGGTGACGTAGACTTTTACCCTAATCACGGGGAATGGATTCAACCTGGATGCTGGATTGATCAGCTGCTTAGGAATCGACAAAcgaatttt aTGGTTGTAGTCACAATCGAGCATGGAGACTGTATGCCGAATCAGTACAAAACCCGACTGGATTTCCAAGTACGGCGTGTCGAGATTGGAGGAGCACCTCATCACCTTGTGTCTTCAGTGTTGACGGATACATGGGATTAG